A window of the Catenulispora sp. MAP5-51 genome harbors these coding sequences:
- a CDS encoding DNA-3-methyladenine glycosylase: protein MPVLPRSFFSRPSQDLAPDLLGCLLVRDSAEGRRVLRITEVEAYAGPLDPASHGYRGRTPRTEVMFGPPGFLYVYFTYGMHYCINFVCSPDGECSAVLIRAGEIVEGADLARAARIGSSDRDLARGPARLTKALGLGREDNGLDLCDGGPLTVLARESSDFTMATGPRVGVSSAAEIPWRFWIQGDKTVSAYKAHKPKARAATSS from the coding sequence ATGCCTGTCCTGCCGCGCTCGTTCTTCTCCCGCCCCTCTCAGGACCTCGCTCCGGACCTTCTGGGGTGTCTGCTGGTTCGGGACAGTGCGGAAGGCCGTCGTGTCCTGCGCATTACTGAAGTCGAGGCGTACGCAGGTCCCCTGGATCCGGCTTCCCACGGCTATAGAGGGAGGACTCCGCGGACCGAAGTGATGTTCGGGCCTCCGGGGTTCCTGTACGTGTACTTCACGTATGGCATGCACTACTGCATCAACTTCGTCTGTAGTCCCGACGGGGAGTGCTCAGCGGTTCTCATCCGTGCCGGGGAGATCGTGGAAGGGGCCGATCTGGCGCGCGCTGCGCGGATCGGCTCCTCCGACCGGGATCTCGCACGCGGTCCGGCGCGACTCACCAAGGCGTTGGGGCTGGGACGGGAGGACAACGGACTCGACCTGTGCGACGGCGGTCCGTTGACGGTACTGGCGCGAGAGTCCTCAGACTTCACTATGGCCACCGGGCCGCGGGTGGGCGTGTCCTCCGCTGCGGAAATCCCTTGGCGGTTCTGGATTCAGGGGGACAAGACGGTCAGTGCGTATAAGGCGCACAAGCCGAAGGCCCGTGCCGCCACGTCGTCCTGA
- the tyrS gene encoding tyrosine--tRNA ligase yields the protein MTDIVEDLKWHGLLALSTDEDALRKAFADGPVTFYVGFDPTAPSLHFGNLVQMIAARRLQEAGHIPLILVGGSTGLIGDPKPNAERTLNSKETVAEWVEKIREQVSRFISFEGANAARVVNNLDWTAPMTAIDFLRDIGKHFRVGKMLSKDAVSARLNSEAGISYTEFSYQILQGLDYLNLYRQYGCTLQTGGSDQWGNITAGVDLIHKAEGASVHALATPLLLKADGTKFGKTESGTVWLSSELMTPYAFYQFFLNSEDAMVISYLKVFSFRSREEIEELERLTADKPQMRAAQKALAEEVTTLVHGAEATAQVIAASKALFGQGDLAELDEPTLRAALAELPGTKISELVPVAQLLADTGLVASRGAGRRTINEGGAYVNNRKIVAEDETPTKEDLLHGRWLVLRRGKRTLGSVEVGD from the coding sequence GTGACCGACATCGTCGAGGACCTGAAGTGGCACGGGCTGCTGGCCCTGTCCACCGATGAGGACGCGTTGCGTAAAGCGTTCGCCGACGGGCCGGTCACCTTCTATGTGGGTTTCGACCCGACCGCGCCCAGCCTGCACTTCGGCAACCTGGTCCAGATGATCGCCGCCCGGCGCCTCCAGGAGGCCGGCCACATCCCGCTGATCCTGGTCGGCGGCTCGACCGGACTGATCGGCGACCCCAAGCCGAACGCCGAGCGCACGCTGAACAGCAAGGAGACGGTCGCGGAGTGGGTCGAGAAGATCCGCGAGCAGGTCTCCCGGTTCATCTCCTTCGAGGGCGCCAACGCCGCCCGGGTGGTGAACAACCTGGACTGGACCGCCCCGATGACCGCGATCGACTTCCTGCGGGACATCGGTAAGCACTTCCGGGTCGGGAAGATGCTGTCCAAGGACGCGGTGAGCGCACGGCTGAACTCCGAGGCCGGAATCAGCTACACGGAGTTCAGCTACCAGATCCTCCAGGGCCTGGACTACCTGAACCTGTACCGGCAGTACGGCTGCACCCTGCAGACCGGTGGCAGCGACCAGTGGGGCAACATCACCGCCGGCGTCGACCTGATCCACAAAGCCGAGGGCGCCTCGGTGCACGCACTGGCCACACCGCTGCTGCTGAAGGCGGACGGGACCAAGTTCGGCAAGACCGAGTCCGGCACCGTGTGGCTGTCCTCGGAGCTGATGACGCCGTACGCGTTCTACCAGTTCTTCTTGAACTCCGAAGACGCCATGGTGATCAGCTACCTGAAGGTGTTCAGCTTCCGGTCCCGCGAGGAGATCGAGGAGCTGGAGCGGCTGACCGCGGACAAGCCCCAAATGCGCGCGGCGCAGAAGGCGCTCGCCGAGGAGGTCACCACGCTGGTGCACGGAGCCGAGGCCACCGCGCAGGTGATCGCGGCGTCCAAGGCACTGTTCGGCCAGGGCGACCTGGCCGAGCTCGACGAGCCCACGCTGCGCGCGGCGCTGGCCGAACTGCCCGGCACGAAGATCTCCGAGCTGGTGCCGGTAGCGCAGCTGCTGGCCGACACCGGCCTGGTCGCCAGCCGCGGCGCCGGCCGGCGGACCATCAACGAGGGCGGCGCGTACGTGAACAACCGCAAGATCGTGGCCGAGGACGAGACGCCCACGAAGGAGGACCTGCTGCACGGCCGCTGGCTGGTCCTGCGGCGCGGGAAGCGGACCCTGGGCTCGGTCGAGGTCGGGGACTGA
- a CDS encoding protein phosphatase, translating into MRTKGRGGDHGDWDDVPREPWSEVAPRLWMGGHEYIAGDGVWTTAVVADQFDVVYSLHFREGYGPGSGIEHHVLEVPDDVLTARQIRAVDVFAASAALDYAAGRRVLVRCRAGMNRSGLVVAEVLIRSGYTASDAIALIRKHRAPGALNNVTFVAYLETGLGLSAELSALGTGS; encoded by the coding sequence TTGCGGACAAAGGGGCGCGGGGGTGATCACGGCGACTGGGACGACGTCCCGCGCGAGCCGTGGTCGGAGGTGGCACCGCGGCTGTGGATGGGCGGCCATGAGTACATCGCCGGGGACGGGGTCTGGACGACGGCTGTCGTGGCCGACCAGTTCGACGTCGTGTACAGCCTGCACTTCAGGGAGGGGTACGGGCCGGGTTCCGGGATCGAGCACCATGTGCTGGAGGTGCCGGACGACGTGCTGACCGCGCGGCAGATCCGCGCCGTCGACGTGTTCGCGGCCTCGGCGGCCCTGGACTACGCCGCCGGGCGGCGGGTGCTGGTGCGGTGCCGGGCCGGGATGAACCGGTCGGGGTTGGTCGTCGCGGAGGTGCTTATACGCAGCGGCTATACGGCGTCCGACGCTATAGCGCTGATCCGGAAGCACCGTGCGCCGGGAGCGCTTAACAACGTGACGTTTGTGGCGTACCTGGAGACGGGCTTAGGGCTCTCGGCGGAGTTGTCCGCGCTGGGGACCGGTAGCTGA
- the argH gene encoding argininosuccinate lyase — protein sequence MSNPAPKSQLWGSRFSGGPSEALAALSASVHFDWRLAQYDLAGSRAHARVLNRAGLLSADDLAAMLAGLDALEADVVSGAFVPTVADEDCHTALERGLIEKLGAELGGRLRAGRSRNDQIATLGRMFLRDHARQIASLVADLEQALISQASAHREVAMPGRTHLQHAQPVLFAHHVLAHAQALSRDAQRLRDWDKRADVSAYGSGALAGSTLGLDPEAVAADLGFSASAANSIDGTASRDVFAEFAFITAMIGIDVSRIAEEIILWTTKEFSFVTLDDAFATGSSIMPQKKNPDIAELARGKSGRLIGNLTGLLATLKALPLAYNRDLQEDKEPVFDSVDTLEVLLPAFTGMIATMRVHGDRMAALAPEGFSLATDVAEWLVRQGVPFRVAHEVAGSSVRYCEQRDITLEDLTDEQLAEISPLLTPNVKSVLSVEGSLASRDGRGGTAPKRVAEQLEALVADVAAQREWAGALSAR from the coding sequence ATGAGCAACCCGGCACCCAAGTCGCAGCTTTGGGGCTCCCGCTTCTCCGGCGGACCGTCCGAGGCACTGGCCGCGCTGTCGGCCTCGGTGCACTTCGACTGGCGCCTGGCGCAGTACGACCTGGCCGGCTCGCGCGCCCACGCCCGCGTCCTGAACCGCGCCGGGCTGCTGAGCGCGGACGATCTGGCCGCGATGCTGGCCGGCCTGGACGCGCTGGAGGCCGACGTGGTCTCCGGGGCGTTCGTGCCCACGGTCGCCGACGAGGACTGCCACACCGCGCTGGAGCGCGGCCTGATCGAGAAGCTCGGCGCCGAGCTCGGCGGCCGGCTGCGGGCCGGCCGGTCGCGCAACGACCAGATCGCCACGCTGGGCCGGATGTTTTTGCGCGACCACGCGCGGCAGATCGCCTCCCTGGTGGCCGATCTGGAGCAAGCGCTGATCTCCCAGGCCTCGGCGCACCGGGAGGTGGCCATGCCCGGCCGCACCCACCTGCAGCACGCGCAGCCGGTGCTGTTCGCGCACCACGTCCTGGCCCACGCCCAGGCGCTGTCCCGGGACGCCCAGCGGCTGCGGGACTGGGACAAGCGGGCAGACGTCTCGGCCTACGGCTCCGGCGCGCTGGCCGGCTCCACGCTCGGGCTGGACCCCGAGGCCGTCGCCGCCGACCTCGGCTTCTCGGCCAGCGCCGCGAACTCCATCGACGGCACCGCCTCGCGCGACGTGTTCGCCGAGTTCGCGTTCATCACCGCGATGATCGGGATCGACGTCTCCCGGATCGCCGAGGAGATCATCTTGTGGACCACGAAGGAGTTCTCCTTCGTGACCCTGGACGACGCCTTCGCCACCGGCTCCTCGATCATGCCGCAGAAGAAGAACCCGGACATCGCCGAGCTCGCGCGCGGCAAGTCCGGCCGGCTGATCGGGAACCTGACCGGCCTGCTGGCCACCCTCAAGGCCCTGCCGCTGGCCTACAACCGGGACCTGCAGGAGGACAAGGAGCCGGTGTTCGACTCGGTCGACACCCTGGAGGTGCTGCTGCCGGCCTTCACCGGGATGATCGCCACCATGCGGGTGCACGGCGACCGGATGGCGGCACTGGCCCCCGAGGGCTTCTCGCTGGCCACGGACGTCGCCGAGTGGCTGGTCCGGCAGGGCGTGCCGTTCCGGGTCGCGCACGAGGTGGCCGGCAGCTCGGTGCGGTACTGCGAGCAGCGCGACATCACCCTGGAGGACCTGACGGACGAGCAGCTCGCGGAGATCTCGCCGCTGCTGACCCCGAACGTGAAGAGCGTGCTGAGCGTCGAGGGCTCGCTGGCCTCGCGCGACGGCCGCGGCGGCACGGCCCCCAAGCGGGTCGCCGAGCAGCTGGAGGCGCTGGTGGCGGACGTCGCGGCGCAGCGGGAGTGGGCCGGGGCACTGAGCGCGCGCTGA
- a CDS encoding arginine repressor, whose amino-acid sequence MSEATVPQTRTARHQRIALLLERHSVRSQAELGRLLGEDGLSVTQATLSRDLDELGAVRVRDGAGNLVYAIPAEGGDRTPVAAQPEPVFEHRLHRLLGELLVSAEASANLVVVRTPPGAAQFLASAFDKAPIPEILGSIAGDDTVLLISRAADGGAALASKLLSAAEN is encoded by the coding sequence ATGAGCGAAGCCACCGTCCCGCAGACCCGCACCGCCCGCCACCAGCGGATCGCCTTGCTGCTGGAGCGGCACTCCGTCCGCTCCCAGGCTGAGCTGGGCCGGCTGCTCGGCGAGGACGGCCTGTCGGTCACCCAGGCGACGCTGTCGCGGGACCTGGACGAACTCGGCGCGGTCCGGGTGCGCGACGGTGCCGGCAACCTGGTCTACGCGATCCCGGCCGAGGGCGGCGATCGCACCCCGGTGGCCGCGCAGCCCGAGCCGGTGTTCGAGCACCGGCTGCACCGGCTGCTGGGCGAGTTGCTGGTCAGCGCCGAGGCCTCGGCGAACCTGGTGGTGGTGCGTACGCCGCCGGGCGCGGCGCAGTTCCTGGCCAGCGCCTTCGACAAGGCCCCGATCCCGGAGATCCTGGGCAGCATCGCCGGCGACGACACGGTGCTGCTGATCAGCCGCGCCGCCGATGGCGGCGCGGCGCTGGCCTCGAAGCTGCTGTCCGCGGCCGAGAACTGA